ATCGGGCCGTGTTATGGCGACAAGGTCGGGCGCAACGGGTTGCGCGTCGGCGATATGCTCGCGCCGCAGTTCGCCGCCCTTGTGGCGCAGCGCGTGAACGCGGCTAACGAGACGCTCGTCGCCCTGGGTTCGCCGACGCTCGACGCCGCAGCCGAATGCGAGACCTACCTGACCGTAGCCCGCGCCCTCACCCCCTATATTGCCGATGCCCTCACGCTGGTGAATCAGGCCGACGCGGACGGGAAGAGCATCCTGCTCGAGGGGGCCCAAGGGACGATGCTCGACATTGATTTTGGCACCTACCCCTTTGTCACCTCATCCAACCCGACCGCCGGCGGGGCCTGCATCGGGTCGGGGCTTTCGCCGCGCCGGATCGACCGCGTCGTCGGCGTCATCAAGTGCTACACGACCCGTGTGGGCGAAGGGCCTTTCCCCACCGAGATGAAGGACGCCGCGGGCGAGGATCTGCGCCAGCGCGGCGGGGAGTTCGGCGCCACGACAGGCCGGCCGCGGCGGTGCGGGTGGTTTGACGCCGTGGTCGGCCGCCACGCCGCACGGGTCAACGGCGTCGATTTCTGGGCCTTGACCAAGCTGGATGTGCTCGACACGCTGCCGGTCATCAAAATTGGCGTCGCCTATACGTGCGATGGCAA
This genomic stretch from Lentisphaerota bacterium harbors:
- a CDS encoding adenylosuccinate synthase, translating into MPNTILVGAQWGDEGKGKVIDVLTDQADLVVRYQGGSNAGHTVIAAGKKNVLHLIPSGILHPGKVCVIGNGVVVDPIELLHEIRMIEGQGMVTAGRLWVSDRAHLAMSYHKALDKANEAKRGPDGKIGTTGRGIGPCYGDKVGRNGLRVGDMLAPQFAALVAQRVNAANETLVALGSPTLDAAAECETYLTVARALTPYIADALTLVNQADADGKSILLEGAQGTMLDIDFGTYPFVTSSNPTAGGACIGSGLSPRRIDRVVGVIKCYTTRVGEGPFPTEMKDAAGEDLRQRGGEFGATTGRPRRCGWFDAVVGRHAARVNGVDFWALTKLDVLDTLPVIKIGVAYTCDGKRYDTIPACLETFARCEPIYEEMPGWLEPTSHITRYADLPLKARAYVERLIGLLGGRLGLLSIGPARETTLRMSI